One part of the Lycium ferocissimum isolate CSIRO_LF1 unplaced genomic scaffold, AGI_CSIRO_Lferr_CH_V1 ctg7733, whole genome shotgun sequence genome encodes these proteins:
- the LOC132045712 gene encoding wax ester synthase/diacylglycerol acyltransferase 11-like has translation MESIRRRKPSLKPIETKGKATEAAEEEPLSPSARLFHEPNFNVHVIGIMGSKSRINPQVVKEHLPHTLLKHPRFSSLQVVDEKKNGEMKWVRTKVDLDKHIVVPQVEELNLQESPDKFVEDYIENLSKTTLDKSKPMWDLHLLNVKTSDAEAVCIFRIHHSLGDGTSLISLLLACMRQAADPNKVPTIPGNKKRQPIINSLGHSTKGLRRYVMKIWYFMKLVWYTMVDVLMFMATAMFLKDTNTPIKGCPGSEFNPRRVVYGTVSLDDMKLVKNALNMTVTDVALGVTQAGLSIYLNRRYGEGKKDKGATEKNNNLPMNIRLRSTILMNLRPSVGIQALADMMDENTEAKWGNCVGFVLLPFKIALRDDPLDYLREAKATIDRKKNSLEAIYTFSISELALKLFGIKASSSISHRIITNTTMCFSCLPGPQEEIGFYGHPLAYIAPGSYGQPHALMINYQSYINKMTIVLSVDESVIPDPHQLADDFEQSLKLIKDAVVERGLCHE, from the exons ATGGAGTCCATAAGAAGGAGAAAACCGAGTTTGAAACCAATTGAAACTAAGGGTAAGGCCACGGAAGCAGCTGAAGAAGAGCCATTGAGTCCGTCGGCAAGGTTATTTCACGAGCCCAACTTTAACGTCCATGTTATAGGTATTATGGGCTcgaaatcaagaatcaatccgCAAGTTGTCAAAGAGCATTTGCCCCATACTTTGCTTAAGCATCCACGTTTCTCCAGCCTCCAG GTGGTGgatgagaaaaaaaatggagaaatgaaatggGTGCGGACAAAGGTGGACTTAGATAAGCACATTGTGGTACCACAAGTGGAAGAACTAAACCTACAAGAATCACCAGATAAATTCGTAGAGGATTATATTGAAAACCTTAGCAAAACAACTCTTGACAAATCGAAACCTATGTGGGATCTCCATCTTCTTAATGTCAAAACATCTGATGCTGAGGCTGTTTGCATTTTTCGAATCCACCATTCACTTGGAGATGGCACCTCtcttatttcccttttattGGCTTGTATGCGTCAAGCTGCTGATCCAAATAAAGTTCCAACTATTCCAGGAAATAAAAAGAGGCAGCCTATTATTAATTCTTTGGGGCATTCTACTAAGGGATTGCGACGATATGTTATGAAAATTTGGTATTTTATGAAATTGGTCTGGTATACAATGGTGGATGTATTGATGTTTATGGCTACGGCTATGTTCTTGAAGGATACAAATACGCCGATTAAGGGCTGCCCTGGTTCTGAATTTAACCCTAGACGAGTTGTTTACGGGACAGTAAGTCTTGATGATATGAAGTTGGTGAAAAATGCATTGAATATG ACAGTAACGGATGTCGCTTTGGGAGTAACACAAGCTGGTTTGTCTATCTATCTTAATAGGAGATATG GTGAAGGCAAGAAAGACAAGGGAGCAACAGAGAAAAACAATAATCTTCCCATGAACATCAGACTTAGATCAACTATCCTTATGAACCTAAGACCATCAGTAGGAATTCAG GCTTTGGCTGATATGATGGACGAAAACACTGAGGCAAAGTGGGGGAATTGTGTTGGTTTTGTTCTTCTACCCTTTAAAATTGCATTACGAGATGACCCGTTAGATTATCTCAGAGAAGCTAAGGCAACTATTGATCGGAAGAAAAACTCTCTTGAAGCTATCTACACATTTTCCATTTCAGAATTAGCACTCAAATTATTTGGGATTAAG GCATCAAGTTCGATATCGCACAGAATTATCACCAATACAACAATGTGCTTTTCCTGTTTGCCTGGTCCTCAAGAGGAAATTGGCTTCTATGGGCATCCTTTGGCTTACATTGCACCCGGTTCTTATGGACAACCTCAT GCATTGATGATTAATTATCAAAGCTATATAAACAAGATGACTATTGTTCTAAGTGTCGATGAAAGCGTGATTCCTGATCCACATCAACTGGCGGACGATTTTGAACAATCTCTAAAGCTTATCAAGGATGCTGTGGTGGAAAGAGGTCTTTGCCATGAGTAG